A genomic window from Silene latifolia isolate original U9 population chromosome Y, ASM4854445v1, whole genome shotgun sequence includes:
- the LOC141629255 gene encoding uncharacterized protein LOC141629255, protein MGPKELEELKKQLEELLDKGYNGKVIAYASRQLKQYEANYPTHDLELGAVVFALKLWRHYLYGATFKRRWIELIGDYDMEIIYHEGKANVVADALSRKSVHALCTAMSRMRLREEMKEMGISMIRKGDTIGDLTIEPELYEEIRKKQEEDARVARWREAVGEAMVEGGKKRFHMGSDGDTWSKAELAKSYVKNVVKLHGVPKDIVSDRDSRFISKLKQELQSLMGTRLKMSTAFHPTTDGRPRGLFGPWRISLRACVMEFGGSWEERLDLIEFSYNNSYHASIGMAPFEALYGGKCGSPYVSDPSHVLELEHVEIDERLSYVEEPKEILDRKVRKTRNGETALVKVLWSNHKVEEATWEAEAAMREKYPSLFV, encoded by the exons ATGGGGCCTAAAGAGTTGGAGGAGCTTAAAAAGCAGTTGGAGGAATTGTTGGATAAGGGCTAT aatgggaaagtgatagCCTATGCCTCGAGACAGCTGAAGCAGTATGAAGCAAACTATCcaactcatgatttggagttgggaGCGGTGGTTTTTGCCTTGAAATTGTGGCGTCATTATCTTTATGGagctacttttaag aggagatggatagaGTTAATTGGAGATTACGACATGGAGATAATTTATCacgaagggaaggctaatgtggtggcgGATGCACTTAGTAGGAAGTCTGTCCATGCTTTGTGTACTGCCATGTCTAGGATGAGATTGCGTGAGGAAATGAAAGAGATGGGCATTTCTATGATCAGGAAAGGAGATACAATTGGAGATTTGACCattgagccagagttgtatgaagaGATCAGGAAAAAGCAAGAAGAAGATGCGAGAGTGGCACGGTGGAGAGAGGCCGTGGGTGAGGCCATGGTGGAAGGCGGGAAGAAACGGTTTCATATGGGTAGTGATGgtg atacttggagtaaagctgagttggcTAAATCTTATGTCAAAAATGTGGTGAAGCTTCATGGTGTGCCAAAGGATattgtttctgatcgtgattcAAGGTTTATATCTAAGTTAAAGCAAGAATTGCAATCTTTGATGGGGACTcgattgaagatgagtacggcatTTCATCCAACTACTGATGGTCGACCGAGAGGACTATTCGGACCTTGGAGGATATCtttgagagcttgtgtgatggagtttggtggatcTTGGGAGGAGAGATTGGACTTGATTGAGTTTTCGTATAATAACAGTTATCatgctagtattggcatggcaccttttgaggcattGTATGGCGGGAAGTGCgggagtcct tatgtgagtgatcctagtCATGTCTTGGAGCTTGAGCATGTTGAGATTGATGAGCGATTATCTTATGTTGAAGAGCCTAAGGAGATTTTGGATCGAAAAGTGAGAAAGACTCGTAATGGAGAGACTGCTCTAGTGaaggttttatggtctaatcataaGGTGGAAGAAGCTACATGGGAAGCTGAAGCTGCTATGCGAGAAAAGTACCCTAGTCTTTTTGTTTGA